GCTTAGCCAACCTTCGTGCTCCTCCGTTACTCTTTAGGAGGAGACCGCCCCAGTCAAACTACCCACCAGACACGGTCCCCGACCCGGATTACGGGCCTAGGTTAGAACATCAAACGTTAAAGGGTGGTATTTCAAGGTTGACTCCATGCAGACTGGCGTCCACACTTCATAGTCTCCCACCTATCCTACACATCAAGGCTCAATGTTCAGTGTCAAGCTATAGTAAAGGTTCACGGGGTCTTTCCGTCTTGCCGCGGGTACACTGCATCTTCACAGCGAGTTCAATTTCACTGAGTCTCGGGTGGAGACAGCCTGGCCATCATTACGCCATTCGTGCAGGTCGGAACTTACCCGACAAGGAATTTCGCTACCTTAGGACCGTTATAGTTACGGCCGCCGTTTACTGGGGCTTCGATCAAGAGCTTCTCCCTAAGGATAACCCCATCAATTAACCTTCCAGCACCGGGCAGGCGTCACACCGTATACGTCCACTTTCGTGTTTGCACAGTGCTGTGTTTTTAATAAACAGTTGCAGCCAGCTGGTATCTTCGACTGGCTTCGGCTCCGTCCGCAAGGGACTTCACTTACCGCCAGCGTGCCTTCTCCCGAAGTTACGGCACCATTTTGCCTAGTTCCTTCACCCGAGTTCTCTCAAGCGCCTGAGTATTCTCTACCTGACCACCTGTGTCGGTTTGGGGTACGATTGTTGGTAACCTGAAGCTTAGAGGCTTTTCCTGGAAGCAGGGCATCAATTGCTTCACCACCTTAGTGGTTCGTCATCACACCTCAGCATTAAGTGACCGGATTTGCCTAATCACTCTGCCTACATGCTTGAACCGGGACGACCGTCGCCCGGACAACCTAGCCTTCTCCGTTCCCCCATCGCAGTTACCACCAGTACGGGAATATTAACCCGTTTCCCATCGACTACGCTTTTCAGCCCTCGCCTTAGGGGTCGACTCACCCTGCCCCGATTAACGTTGGACAGGAACCCTTGGTCTTCCGGCGTGCGGGTTTTTTCACCCGCATTATCGTTACTTATGTCAGCATTCGCACTTCTGATACCTCCAGCATACCTCACAGTACACCTTCGCAGGCTTACAGAACGCTCCCCTACCCAACGAACGTATCCTTAAATTCGCTTATCGGACTTTCGCCTCGACTTTTATGGACGCATTGACGTCTCTTCGTTCCGTCAATCGTTTCTCACTTAAACAAATTTAAGTGATACGTTCGCTGCCGCAGCTTCGGTGCATGGTTTTAGCCCCCGTTACATCTTCCGCGCGGGCCCGACTCGACCAGTGAGCTATTACGCTTTCTTTAAATGATGGCTGCTTCTAAGCCAACATCCTGGCTGTCTGAGCCTTCCCCACTTCGTTTCCCACTTAACCATGACTTTGGGACCTTAGCTGGCGGTCTGGGTTGTTTCCCCTCTTCACGACGGACGTTAGCACCCCGCCGTGTGTCTCCCGTGATAACATTCTTCGGTATTCGCAGTTTGCATCGAGTTGGTAAGTCGGGATGACCCCCTAGTCGAAACAGTGCTCTACCCCCCGAAGATGAGTTCACGAGGCCGCTACCTAAATAGCTTTCGGGGAGAACCAGCCTATCTCCCGGTTTGATTGGCCTTTCACCCCCATCCACAAGTCATCCGCTAATTTTTCAACATTAGTCGGTTCGGTCCTCCAGTTAGTGTTACCCAACCTTCAACCTGCCCATGGATAGATCACCGGGTTTCGGGTCTATACCCTGCAACTCATTCGCCCAGTTAAGACTCGGTTTCCCTACGGCTTCCCCTATTCGGTTAACCTTGCTACAGAATATAAGTCGCTGACCCCCATTATACAAAAGGTACGCAGTCACCCCACCACTAAGCCTCCTCTGCCTGATTGGATTGGTTGGACGTCACTTCGCGTCGTCTACCGCTCTTTATCATGCAAAAGAATCGCTGTGAGTTCACCACTAGCTTAGTGGTGGGGCTCCTACTGCTTGTACGTACACGGTTTCAGGTTCTTTTTCACTCCCCTCGCCGGGGTTCTTTTCGCCTTTCCCTCACGGTACTGGTTCACTATCGGTCAATCAGGAGTATTTAGCCTTGGAGGATGGTCCCCCCATATTCAGACAGGATAACACGTGTCCCGCCCTACTCGTCGAGTTCACAATAACAGCATCTTCGGATACGGGGCTATCACCCTTTACTGCCGGACTTTCCAGACCGTTCTCCTGATGCTGCTGTTGATTAAGACTCTGGGCTGTTCCCCGTTCGCTCGCCGCTACTAGGGGAATCTCGGTTGATTTCTTTTCCTCGGGGTACTGAGATGTTTCAGTTCTCCCGGTTCGCTTCATTAACCTATGTATTCAGTTAATGATAATATCCATTGGATATTGGGTTTCCCCATTCGGAAATCGTCGGGTATAACGGTTCATATCACCTTACCGACGCTTATCGCAGATTAGCACGTCCTTCATCGCCTCTGATTGCCTAGGCATCCACCGTGTACGCTTATTCGCTTAACCTCACAACCCGAAGGTGTTTCCTCTCGAAGACGAATGTCTTGGAGTTTCACACTTCAAAGTTTGAGATTTTGAGAGACTCATCAATATACCTCGGTGATATATTGATTTGTTTTCAATTTTTCAGCTTGTTCCAGATTGTTAAAGAGCAAAATAATTCGCAGTATACTATTGCTAATATACTCTGAATTATTATTTTATATTCAAGAGATTATGGTGGAGCTAAGCGGGATCGAACCGCTGACCTCCTGCGTGCAAGGCAGGCGCTCTCCCAGCTGAGCTATAGCCCCATAATGCATTCTTTAATACCGTTTTTATTTCTCAGGTTTCTTTCTTATTGGAAGTCTTCCTTTAAGTAAGAATTGAGCCAATCGCAGTGAGACAAGGCGTGAAGTCACGAAGTTTACATCAGTAAACGAGTGATTTCACAACGCAGTATCAATACGATTTGGTAGGCCTGAGTGGACTTGAACCACCGACCTCACCCTTATCAGGGGTGCGCTCTAACCACCTGAGCTACAAGCCTATACCGGTATTTCTGCTCATTCTTCATCAGACAATCTGTGTGAGCACTGCACATAACACGTATCTCTTAGGTAAGGAGGTGATCCAACCGCAGGTTCCCCTACGGTTACCTTGTTACGACTTCACCCCCAGTCATGAATCACAAAGTGGTAAGCGCCCTCCCGAAGGTTAAGCTACCTACTTCTTTTGCAACCCACTCCCATGGTGTGACGGGCGGTGTGTACAAGGCCCGGGAACGTATTCACCGTAGCATTCTGATCTACGATTACTAGCGATTCCGACTTCATGGAGTCGAGTTGCAGACTCCAATCCGGACTACGACAGACTTTATGAGTTCCGCTTGCTCTCGCGAGGTCGCTTCTCTTTGTATCTGCCATTGTAGCACGTGTGTAGCCCTACTCGTAAGGGCCATGATGACTTGACGTCATCCCCACCTTCCTCCGGTTTATCACCGGCAGTCTCCTTTGAGTTCCCGCCATTACGCGCTGGCAACAAAGGATAAGGGTTGCGCTCGTTGCGGGACTTAACCCAACATTTCACAACACGAGCTGACGACAGCCATGCAGCACCTGTCTCAGCGTTCCCGAAGGCACTCCTCTATCTCTAAAGGATTCGCTGGATGTCAAGAGTAGGTAAGGTTCTTCGCGTTGCATCGAATTAAACCACATGCTCCACCGCTTGTGCGGGCCCCCGTCAATTCATTTGAGTTTTAACCTTGCGGCCGTACTCCCCAGGCGGTCGATTTAACGCGTTAGCTCCAGAAGCCACAGTTCAAGACCACAACCTCTAAATCGACATCGTTTACAGCGTGGACTACCAGGGTATCTAATCCTGTTTGCTCCCCACGCTTTCGCACCTGAGCGTCAGTCTTTGTCCAGGGGGCCGCCTTCGCCACCGGTATTCCTCCACATCTCTACGCATTTCACCGCTACACGTGGAATTCTACCCCCCTCTACAAGACTCTAGCCAACCAGTTTCAGATGCAATTCCCAAGTTAAGCTCGGGGCTTTCACATCTGACTTAATTGACCGCCTGCGTGCGCTTTACGCCCAGTAATTCCGATTAACGCTTGCACCCTCCGTATTACCGCGGCTGCTGGCACGGAGTTAGCCGGTGCTTCTTCTGCGGGTAACGTCAATTGACAAAGGTATTAACTTTATCACCTTCCTCCCCGCTGAAAGTACTTTACAACCCTAAGGCCTTCTTCATACACGCGGCATGGCTGCATCAGGCTTGCGCCCATTGTGCAATATTCCCCACTGCTGCCTCCCGTAGGAGTCTGGGCCGTGTCTCAGTCCCAGTGTGGCTGATCATCCTCTCAGACCAGCTAGAGATCGTTGCCTAGGTGAGCCATTACCTCACCTACTAGCTAATCCCATATGGGTTCATCCGATAGCGCAAGGTCCGAAGAGCCCCTGCTTTGGTCCGTAGACGTCATGCGGTATTAGCCACCGTTTCCAGTAGTTATCCCCCTCTATCGGGCAGATCCCCATACATTACTCACCCGTCCGCCGCTCGTCAGCAAGAAAGCAAGCTTTCTCCTGTTACCGCTCGACTTGCATGTGTTAGGCCTGCCGCCAGCGTTCAATCTGAGCCATGATCAAACTCTTCAATTAAAAGTGTTTGATGCTCAAAGAAATCGAAAACTTAGCTATTCATAAATGAATTTACTTTTGTTGTTCACTCTTCAAGACTTGATACATCTAATATTTTAGAAGATATCGTCTCTGCGAGTGCCCACACAGATTGTCTGATAATTTGTTAAAGAGCAGTGCAACATTCGCTGCCGTTTCCGGTCTTCTGCGTTGTTGCGAGGAGGCGTATATTACGTTATTCCTCTGAAGAGTCAAGAGTTTTTTCAAACTTTTTTCTTTTCTCTTCGCAGTCCTTCGTGGCTGTTGTCAGCTCATCGTCGGTCAGTGGATGCGCATTATAGGGAGATCTCGGATTAGCGCAAGTGTTTTTTTAAAATAATTTTTCGTTCGCTTTTTTTTTTCAGCAAAACACGGAAAAACGCTCTATTTCTATGCTAATAGCGTAAAATCCGAACAGCTTTCTATAGCTGACTCACGTAAGATAGAAGATAAATTATGGTATAGGTAACCTTTATTATGCAATTTAGCGACCAACGTTCAGCTTCTCAAAAAAACCTTTCTTATATTGTTGCTGAAAAATTAGGTAAACAAATTCTTTCTAGTCATTACGAACCTGAATCTTTGTTACCAGGAGAAATAGAATTAGCAGAATTACTCTCTGTTAGTAGAACCGTTATTCGAGAAGCGATAAAAATGCTTGCGGCAAAAGGAATGCTTTTACCTCGCCCAAGAATAGGCACTCGAGTAACACCAATGCAGAACTGGAACTTATTAGATAATGATCTTCTTAATTGGTGGATAGACAGTGGTGAATTTAATAAAGTCAGCCACTACTTTCATCATGTTCGTTTAGCTATAGAACCTCAAGCTTGTTATTTAGCTGCATTTAATGCAACCGAAAGCCAAAAACAGTCTCTTGCTTTATTCGGCAGAGAAATGCAATTGCTTGATGATAATTTTGATAGGCAACATTGGTTAGATATCGATACTCAATTTCACTATCTTATTTATCAAGCCAGTGGCAATCCATTCTTTGCCTCTTTTGGCTCATTATTTCTTTCTGCTTATAAAAAGTATTTCGATCTTATTGTGGGTAATGAAACTGTTCAGCCAGAAACACATAACCAGATTGTTCAAGCTATTATTGATGGTGATGGCAATAAAGCACGCGATCTCTGTTTAATCTTATTAACGAGTGATTGAATAGTTTTAATACAAAAATTGTAGGTTTTCTGTTTATAATGAAGCGATAATCAAAATATAGAACAGACGGTATATGCTTCATGTTGAAATCCGCCAAAAATATGTCTGGGTTGCCTTGGATAGCTGCAATGGCTTTTTTTATGCAAGCTCTCGATGCAACCATTCTTAATACGGCATTACCTGATATAGCCAAGAGCCTTAATCACTCACCGCTCGCCATGCAATCTGCCATTATTAGCTACACATTAACTGTGGCATTATTAATTCCAGTTAGTGGATGGCTAGCCGACAGATTTGGAACTCGCCAAATTTTTATTATTGCAGTTTCTTTATTTTCTGCAGGTTCTTTATTATGTGCACTTTCTCCTAACCTCTCTTTTCTTGTTATTTCACGAATTATACAAGGAATAGGAGGGGCAATGATGATGCCTGTTGCACGACTTGCTTTATTAAGAGCCTATCCACGTAGTGAATTATTGCCTATTTTAAACTTTGTTACGATGCCAGGGCTTGTTGGTCCAATAATAGGACCTCTCTTAGGCGGGATACTGGTCACTTATGCCTCTTGGCATTGGATATTTATTATTAATATTCCTATTGGCCTATTAGGTATTTTCTATGCCATAAAGCATATGCCTAATTTCACCATGCCAAAACGTAAGTTTGATTTACTTGGTTTTATTTTCTTTGGTTTTGGCTTAGTGATGCTTTCCGTTAGTCTTGATCTTTTTGGTGATAAAAATATCTCTCGCTACATCCCTATAGCCGTTATTTTAGGTGGTTTTTCTTTACTTGGTTTATATATCAATCATGCAAGACGCCACCAGCAACCACTTATTCCATTAAATATATTTAAAACACGGACCTTCTCTGTTGGTATTGCAGGAAATATCGCAACAAGACTAGGGACTGGCTGTATTCCTTTTTTAATGCCGCTTATGTTGCAAGTCGGTTTTGGTTACCCAGCTATTGTTTCCGGTATGATGATGGCGCCAATGGCTCTGGGCTCTATTTTAGCCAAATCATTTGTCACCAAGATCTTAGTGAAATTTAGCTATCGCCGAACGCTCTTTGCTATCACTATTATTATTGGTTTGATGATCGCTCAATTTTCACTTCAATCTCCTGACATGTCTATTTACTATCTTGTTATTCCGCTCTTTTTATTAGGTGTGGTCATGTCGATACAATTTACATCAATGAATACAATTTCATTGGCAGACTTAACAGATAATAATGCAAGTTCAGGAAATAGTGTTTTAGCTGTCACTCAACAATTAGCGATTAGTTTTGGTATTGCCGTTAGCGCATCTATCTTAGGATATTTTGATACTGAAAATGTAGGCTCGACTGTAGATAACTTCCACTATACTTTTATTACCGTAGGCATTATTACGTTACTATCCTCCTTCGTGTTTTTACTCCTTGATAAACATGATGGCGATAACCTCACAAATAAAAAGAAAAAAAGCTAATTACTTTTATTCAGACTAAAATAGAAAAGAGAGCTTAAGCTCTCTTTTCTATTTCTGCTTTATAAAGAAGATCACGATAACGATGTAGATAAAAAAGTATCAACTTCATGACGCCAAGGTACAGAAGGCTGAGCACCAGAACGAGTCACAGCAATTGCAGCCGCAGCATGAGCAAATTTAATCGCTGTCATCATAGGCTGTCCTTCTAATAAAGCAGTTATTAAAGCCCCATTAAAGGTATCACCAGCAGCTATGGTATCTACGGCTTTCACTTTAAAAGCTGGAACAATACAACCCCTATTATTTTGTTCACTCACCCAAACACCACGACTGCCTAATGTAATAAGCACTGTTTTAATTCCTTTATTATGTAAAACCTCTGCTGCTTGCTGTGCACTTTCATCATCAACGACTTTAATTCCAGTCAAATATTCAGTCTCGGTTTCATTGGGCGTAATAATATCCACCAATGAAAGTAATTCATCAGGTAGTGCTTGAGCAGGAGCCGGATTTAATATTACCTGCACATTTTCTTGTTTTGCAATTTCAGCTGCTTTTAACACCGAATCAAGAGGTGATTCTAATTGCATTAATAACGCATCGGCTTCTTTTATAATACCGCCATGACGTTGCACATAATGTGTATCTAACCGACCATTAGCACCAGCATGAATACCAATGACATTTTCTCCCTGCTGATTAACAAAAATCAGGGCAACACCGGTTGATTCATCATCAATTAACTCAATACTATGAGTTTTAATGTTGTCAGTAATTAATTGGGCCTTAGCTTTTTGGCCAATATCATCATTTCCCAAACAAGCAAGAAATGAAATATTAGCCCCACAACGCCCAGCAGCGACTGCTTGATTCGCTCCTTTACCGCCGAATACCAGTTGAAATTGATTACCTGAAATGGTTTCACCAGGAAGCGGAAAGTGGGCAACATTAAGAATATGATCAGCATTAACACTACCTAAAATCACAAGTTTCTTCGCTTCCATGATTTTTCCTTACTCTCAATAATAAATTCTAAATGTATAGCATAAATAACATGCAATATTTTAAACCGATCATCTCAGTAACATTAATGGAAAAATGTGATCACCATCGAAACGTTTCGCTAGTAAAACAAAAAAGAACCAAAAATAAGCAGTAGGAAGCTGAATCGATTTTTGTTATAAACAATTTGTGTGCTAATAGAATGTTTGACTATATGTCAGCGATCCTTTTCTGATATTTTCGGGGAATAATGAAAATAAGTACCCACTATTAGGAGTGTTTATGCAACTAGCAGAACGGATTTCACAACTTAGCCAATACCTTGAGACTGGCCTTTATGAGCGACAGTCTGCTATCCGTCTTTGTTTACTTGCCGCACTGAGTGGTGAAAGTGTTTTTTTACTAGGTCCTCCTGGAATTGCTAAAAGCTTAATAGCAAGAAGGATGAAAGAAGCTTTTAAAGAGGCAAAAGCATTTGAATATTTAATGACACGTTTTTCCACACCGGAAGAAATTTTTGGCCCTTTATCTATTCAAGCTTTAAAAGATGAAGGTAAATACCAACGTTTAGTTGATGGCTATTTACCTGATGCTGAAGTAGTCTTTCTTGATGAAATATGGAAAGCGGGGCCTGCTATTCTCAATACGTTATTAACAGCCATAAATGAACGTAAATTTAGAAATGGAGAAACTGAAGTTTGCATCCCCATGCGCTTATTAGTTTCAGCTTCGAATGAATTACCTGATGCAGATAGTAGTCTTGAAGCACTTTATGACCGAATGCTAATCCGAATTTGGCTAACAAAAGTGCAAGATAAGAAAAACTTTCGTGCTTTACTCGTTAATAAAGAAGTTGGTTCTTTTCATATTCCGGCCCATATTCAAATTACCACAGAAGAATTTTCACGCTGGCAATCAGAATTAGAAAAAATCACATTAGATGACCATTTATTCGATTTAATTTATCAACTTCGTGAGTCTTTAGATAAAAGTGATACTGCTCCTTATGTTTCTGATAGACGTTGGAAAAAAGCGGTTCGTCTTTTACAAGCCAGTGCATTCTTTAATGGTCGTAGTACTATTTCTCCATTAGATCTTATTTTATTAAAAGATTGTCTTTGGCACGATCAAGCATCATTTGCATTATTAGATAAACTGTTACACAACCTTTTAACAGAACAAGCTTACCACCAGCTAGAATTGATCAGAAAAACAGAGGGTTTGTGGGCTGAGTGGATGCAATCAACGAGAAGCAAACAAGATCAACAAGCTTTTCGTTTTGAAAAACAAAGTGGAATATTTGGCCGTAATGTTCATTTTAATCTGCCAGAAAAAATGCAGGCAGATAAATATACGCTGTTTTTACACATACCTCTGCATATTCATAGTATTCAAGTTAACTTTATTACATTTGAACACAAAGCCTTAGAAAACTTCTTATCCAAAGGAGAAGAATTGTCTGCACGTTTAAATGGTATTGGTTTTCCTCAATCTATTAATGCTCAAATTCGCCCAGATGGCATATTAGAAATTTTAGATGTAAGTCGACGCACAACTTCTCTTTACCAACAACAAGAAA
This genomic stretch from Proteus vulgaris harbors:
- the hsrA_1 gene encoding MFS-family transporter, with the translated sequence MLKSAKNMSGLPWIAAMAFFMQALDATILNTALPDIAKSLNHSPLAMQSAIISYTLTVALLIPVSGWLADRFGTRQIFIIAVSLFSAGSLLCALSPNLSFLVISRIIQGIGGAMMMPVARLALLRAYPRSELLPILNFVTMPGLVGPIIGPLLGGILVTYASWHWIFIINIPIGLLGIFYAIKHMPNFTMPKRKFDLLGFIFFGFGLVMLSVSLDLFGDKNISRYIPIAVILGGFSLLGLYINHARRHQQPLIPLNIFKTRTFSVGIAGNIATRLGTGCIPFLMPLMLQVGFGYPAIVSGMMMAPMALGSILAKSFVTKILVKFSYRRTLFAITIIIGLMIAQFSLQSPDMSIYYLVIPLFLLGVVMSIQFTSMNTISLADLTDNNASSGNSVLAVTQQLAISFGIAVSASILGYFDTENVGSTVDNFHYTFITVGIITLLSSFVFLLLDKHDGDNLTNKKKKS
- the rbsK_2 gene encoding ribokinase yields the protein MEAKKLVILGSVNADHILNVAHFPLPGETISGNQFQLVFGGKGANQAVAAGRCGANISFLACLGNDDIGQKAKAQLITDNIKTHSIELIDDESTGVALIFVNQQGENVIGIHAGANGRLDTHYVQRHGGIIKEADALLMQLESPLDSVLKAAEIAKQENVQVILNPAPAQALPDELLSLVDIITPNETETEYLTGIKVVDDESAQQAAEVLHNKGIKTVLITLGSRGVWVSEQNNRGCIVPAFKVKAVDTIAAGDTFNGALITALLEGQPMMTAIKFAHAAAAIAVTRSGAQPSVPWRHEVDTFLSTSLS
- the ravA gene encoding regulatory ATPase RavA: MQLAERISQLSQYLETGLYERQSAIRLCLLAALSGESVFLLGPPGIAKSLIARRMKEAFKEAKAFEYLMTRFSTPEEIFGPLSIQALKDEGKYQRLVDGYLPDAEVVFLDEIWKAGPAILNTLLTAINERKFRNGETEVCIPMRLLVSASNELPDADSSLEALYDRMLIRIWLTKVQDKKNFRALLVNKEVGSFHIPAHIQITTEEFSRWQSELEKITLDDHLFDLIYQLRESLDKSDTAPYVSDRRWKKAVRLLQASAFFNGRSTISPLDLILLKDCLWHDQASFALLDKLLHNLLTEQAYHQLELIRKTEGLWAEWMQSTRSKQDQQAFRFEKQSGIFGRNVHFNLPEKMQADKYTLFLHIPLHIHSIQVNFITFEHKALENFLSKGEELSARLNGIGFPQSINAQIRPDGILEILDVSRRTTSLYQQQETAPTPLIENNNEWQDKVKDLIQEIYGEQEKFNHHQPNLFIDNDWLISIEQSFVQLNEKLSQLKSQIK
- the pdhR_3 gene encoding GntR-family transcriptional regulator, encoding MQFSDQRSASQKNLSYIVAEKLGKQILSSHYEPESLLPGEIELAELLSVSRTVIREAIKMLAAKGMLLPRPRIGTRVTPMQNWNLLDNDLLNWWIDSGEFNKVSHYFHHVRLAIEPQACYLAAFNATESQKQSLALFGREMQLLDDNFDRQHWLDIDTQFHYLIYQASGNPFFASFGSLFLSAYKKYFDLIVGNETVQPETHNQIVQAIIDGDGNKARDLCLILLTSD